Proteins encoded by one window of Vigna radiata var. radiata cultivar VC1973A chromosome 5, Vradiata_ver6, whole genome shotgun sequence:
- the LOC106760855 gene encoding protein ZINC INDUCED FACILITATOR-LIKE 1, whose translation MEEEKLETSPLLKKKYHENCPACKVDQAKENKKEASFINLSFIWLAVLSGTLPVASLFPFVYFMVKDFNIAETEEDISTYAGYVGSSMMFGRALTSILWGMISDRYGRKPVIIIGIITVVIFNTLFGLSTSFWMAVSMRFLLGSLNGLLGPIKAYATEIFREEDQALGLSTVVAAWGVGLVIGPALGGYLAQPVLKYPNVFPADSFWDRFPYFLPCFIISAFAFASAIACIIWLPETLHNHNESSNTARVMEIESCGTDKDKMMQKNKSIFQNWPLMSSIIIYCVFSLHDVAYQEVFSLWALSPTRLGGLNFTSDDVGIVLAISGVAITIYQLSLYRLVQKACGPVTLVQITGVLSIPLLQCYPLMTMLSGFTLQLVINVASILKNVMIETIATSLFLLQNKAVEQHQRGTANSIAMTGMSAFKTIGPASAGALLSWSQKHVNDSFLPGTHVVFLALNVVEGLGILLMFKPFLSVKNETPSE comes from the exons ATGGAAGAGGAGAAGCTTGAAACTTCACCATTGTTGAAGAAAAAGTATCATGAGAACTGTCCTGCTTGTAAGGTGGATCAAGCCAAGGAGAACAAAAAGGAAGCTTCCTTtataaatctttctttcatatGGTTGGCTGTGTTGAGTGGCA CGTTGCCTGTAGCATCACTCTTTCCCTTTGTTTATTTCATG GTGAAAGATTTTAACATTGCAGAAACAGAGGAAGATATAAGTACATATGCTGGTTATGTGG GATCATCGATGATGTTTGGTAGGGCTTTGACATCAATATTGTGGGGTATGATTTCTGATCGATATGGTAGAAAACCTGTTATCATTATTGGGATCATCACTGT TGTTATTTTCAACACACTATTTGGTCTCAGCACCAGTTTTTGGATGGCTGTTAGCATGAGATTTCTTCTTGGAAGTTTAAATGGCTTACTTGGACCAATAAAG GCTTATGCAACTGAAATTTTTAGAGAAGAAGATCAAGCCCTAGGACTCTCAACA GTGGTTGCTGCTTGGGGTGTAGGGTTAGTCATTGGTCCAGCATTGGGAGGTTATTTGGCTCAG CCAGTGTTGAAATACCCAAATGTATTTCCAGCGGATTCATTCTGGGATAG GTTTCCATACTTCTTGCCGTGCTTCATAATATCAGCTTTTGCGTTTGCATCAGCAATTGCTTGCATTATTTGGCTCCCA GAGACTCTTCATAATCACAATGAATCCAGCAACACTGCTCGAGTTATGGAAATAGAAAGTTGTGGGACAGACAAAGATAAGATGATGCAGAAAAACAAAAGCATATTTCAAAATTGGCCATTAATGTcatctataattatatattgtgttttttcACTGCATGACGTTGCTTATCAAGAG GTTTTCTCATTGTGGGCACTCAGTCCTACAAGATTAGGTGGTTTAAACTTCACAAGTGATGACGTTGGTATTGTACTCGCAATTTCAG GTGTTGCTATTACAATCTACCAGCTTAGCCTTTATCGATTAGTGCAGAAAGCTTGTGGACCTGTTACTCTGGTGCAAATAACTGGG gttttatCCATACCTCTCTTGCAATGTTATCCTTTGATGACAATGTTGTCTGGTTTCACACTACAACTAGTGATCAATGTTGCCTCCATTCTGAAGAATGTAATGATT GAGACAATTGCAACTAGTTTGTTCCTTCTGCAAAACAAAGCAGTG GAACAACATCAAAGAGGAACAGCTAATAGTATTGCCATGACTGGTATGTCAGCATTCAAAACAATTGGTCCTGCTAGTGCTGGTGCCTT ATTATCTTGGTCACAAAAGCATGTTAATGATTCTTTTCTTCCAG GCACCCATGTAGTGTTCCTAGCCCTGAATGTTGTTGAAGGACTTGGGATATTGTTGATGTTCAAACCATTTTTGAGTGTGAAGAATGAAACACCATCTGAGTAG